The genomic window AGCCTTTATTCCCACGGTTAGATGTGGAAGTGGAAGTTAATTTTATTAAAGATTTAATGACAAATAAAAAATAAGTAAAGAGGGGCGTATCCAATGAAAGAAAAGATGAGTAATATTCGAGTCGGTTCTTTATTTCATGGTGTCTGCCACGGCTATACTTACGACGGCTTGGGCATCCTTGATACCAAAGAAGGCCTGAGCTTTTTTGTTAATGGCCTGATTAAAGGTGAAGAAGCCGAGGTAGAGGTTACCTTTGTTTCGATGAAAGCCAACTATGCGAAGATAAGGAAAATCACTTTGCTTTCTCAAGATCGGATTACTCCGCTTTGTCCGGTGGCGACCGCCTGTGGGGGCTGTTCGTTTCAAAACTTAAATTATCAAAAGCAGTTAGAATTTAAAAAGGAAAAAGTAATCAACGCCTTTCACAATATCGCGCGGATTAATTTTCCGGTTGAAGATTGTGTGGGTATGGATGAGCCATACTTTTATCGCAATAAGACCCAGATGCCGTTAGGACTAGACCGCAAGGGAAGACTCATCAGTGGCTTTTATCGGGCCAAGAGTCACGATATTATCGCTGTCGATAAGTGCGTAATCGAGGACAAAAAAGCTTCGGGAATATTAACGACAATTAAGGGCTTAATGACCTCAATGAAGATTCTCCCTTATAACGAAGACACTCGGGAAGGAATCATCCGGCATATCCTTATCCGTACCTCTTTCCATTACCCCGAAGTGATGGTGGTTATTATTACCAATGCGGATAGTTTTCCAAGCCGAGGTAATTTTGTTAAAGCGTTGAAAAAGGCTCATCCAGAGATTACCACCATTGTTCAAAATGTTAATAAGCGCGATACAAATGTTATTTTAGGCAATCAAGATAATGTTCTTTTTGGCCCGGGCTTTATTAAGGACGATATTTTAGGTGTTCGTTATCGGATTTCCGCCAAGTCGTTTTATCAAGTAAATCCTCTTCAAACGGAAAAGTTATATTCAATAGCAATTGAAAAAGCTCAATTAACCGGTGAGGAAGTGGTCCTAGATGCCTACTGTGGCATCGGAACCATCTCTTTAATCGTGGCTAAAAAAGCTAAAGAAGTCATTGGAGTCGAAATTGTAAAAGAAGCAATTATTGATGCAAAGAATAACGCTCGGCGTAATGACATTAACAATGCCTCATTGTATGTCGATGATGCCGGAGAGTTTATGCTCGACTTTGTTAAAAGTGGCAAGAAACTTGATGTGCTTTTTATGGATCCTCCCCGTAAAGGCGCGGATGAAAAATTTCTTTCGAGTGTTTTAGCCGCGAAACCAAATAAAATAATATATGTGAGTTGTGATCCGGCAACTCTGGCACGAGATATTGCTACTTTAATTAAAAGCTATAAAATAGAATCAATTACTCCAGTCGATATGTTTCCTCAGACCTTTCATGTCGAGACGGTCTGTGCTTTAAGTTTGAAAGAGCATTAGTTCGACAAAGTTGAGCATAGTTTAGCAATGATAAACGGAGCAATTTTCGTCATATTTTGTTAGAATAATGGAAATAACGCCAAAGTATTCAATGATACTTACTTATTTTGATAAAGAGCGAGTTTGGGAACATAAACGATAATGAAGGAGCACATTTATTATGAAAATTCAAATTCAAAACTATAATAATATTTCGAATTTAACATATGAAATTCAAAACAACCATATTAACTTTTTGTTTGGCATTTCTGGTTCTGGCAAGAGCAGTATTGCCTCAGCGTTAGCAAATCAAGATGAATTGCCTCACTTACAAATAGGCGCAAAACCTGGAACTATGAATGTCTTGGTTGATGGTTCTACTGTTTCGCATGACAGAATCAAGATTTTTGACATGAATTATTGCAACGATGTTCTAATTGAAAAAACAAAGAAGAGTGATATTTATTCTATTTTGTATGGTGAAGGTGGAAAAATCGAAGAATGCAAAAGTTCTTATTTGTCAGCGATTAATGATTTGCTGCTAGTCAAAGATAAAGTTGTTTTCACTCTTTCTGACATAAGAGACATAGTGGATGAATTGAAAGTGGCTTACAAAAAAGATAAATATAGTTCTGCTTGTTTAATACATAAAATGACGAAGAACGTGGAGTCTCTTCCAAATTATCGGAATGTAATTACGTATTCTTCAAAAGAAATTAAATGGGTTCTTGATGGAACGAAGATGTTACCTTTTGCCGATGGCAAATGCCCGTTTTGTGGCTCTAAACTAAAGAATCGAAGAAAAGAACAGATTGAATCAATTATTTCTTTTGACTCAAAAACTTTTGAAAAAATCAATTCAAAAACTGATGCTTTTTTACATCTTGGAATCGTTCTTCCAGATTGGAAAAAGAAGAGGGAAATTGCCCTTTTTGATAAACGGTTGAAAGAAATGTTTGCTTTAAAACCAGAATTAGAGTCATTTTGTTCGTTCTTAGATATCTCTTCTATTAATAACGCTCAGTTTTTTTCGACATTATCGGTTCCGACCCCATCTACAAGGTGCAAAAAACTTTTTCCTGAAATTTATGATGCATTTATTGCTTTTTCAGGCAAAGCAAAAGATGTCAAAAGGACCTATGGAGCCTTAAAAGCCGAAACAGAGAAGACGCTGAATAAACATTCAAAAATAATAAATGAAAAATTGAATATCCTTGGTATCCCTTATAAGTTCTGCAAAACATTATTCTCTGAAGACGAAAAAGAAGCGGAATATGTTATTGCCCATAATCAGGATATTAACGAAGTCAATGACATGTCGTTATCCTTATCATTTGGTGAAAAAAATCTGATATCATTGCTTTTATTTCTTTTAGCAAATAGTAAATATGAGATGCTTGTTATTGACGATCCAGCAAGCTCTTTTGATGAATATAGAAGAAAAGTAATTTTTGATATCATCTATGAACTTCATGAGAATTCTACAGTTTTGGTTCTTTCACATGATTTAGTGTTTGCTAAGTTTGCAGTTTTTCATAGTGAAAAATCAATTAAAGAGATTAGTTCTCATAAAGATGTTTCTCCATTACAAGCTAGATTTGCAAACGATACTGGATTTATTGATTACCTGGAAACATTTGATAAAGATGAAATTAGGCCTATTAAAAGTTCCGACTTTGATTCATTAGAAAGTTTTATTGATAAACGTTTATCTTCGTTTGCTGGAAACATGAATTATCAAATTTCCATTAATTTGAGGTTATATTTTGAAGTCACTAATAAGGTTTCTAAAAATTCAGTAATTTATCAATACTTATCCGCAATTATTCATAAGACAAAATATGAAGAAATCATTGAATTACTAAAAAGTAAAAAAACGAACGAAAATAAAATTTTGAAACAGATTAGAGATAAATCAGGCCATGTTTTCGGACCTTTGAGCATTACATATAATGAAGAAATAGATACAAGCGCATTTTCTAATTTTGAAAAAGTCTTTTTGGCTAGAGAATCGCTGGGGCGCGGGAAACACCTTCAAGCTATAAAAGATGAGCTTAACAATATTGTTCATTTAAATTGTGCTTATGCTATTTGCCTGAACCCTTATTCCTTTTCTTATTTTTCAAAATTTGTTTATGACTATATTTCGAAGATTTAGTAACAAGAAGTAATCAGTGTTACTTATGTTTCACTAACACAAAAGATAACGAACTATTACTTTTTGGACTATTAATTATCAGAATAGCTGCTTAAATAATTTAAGGAAGGGAAATATGACTTTAGAAGAAAAATACGGGATAGTGTATGTGAATGAAAAAAGATACTATCTTTTTGATATGACAGAATCTTTGCCAATTCTTGACAATGCAGTTCCGTTTTATTTTAATTATGACGGAATTGAGGTAAACGAATCTTCTTGGAACAAAATGGCTCTTGGCATTTTAGAAGCAATCGATGAAAGAAATCCAAAATCATCAGAAGAATTATTATCTCTCCAATATACGTGGTCAAAAACCGCGCCTTTTAGCTCGGCCAAAAGAACAAACTATACTCCATTTAAAGAGATCTATCTAAATACGAATCACACTTCTACGCATTCTATGATGAGCATTCAATGCATTCTTAATGCGTATGGTATTGATGCAACGAAATGTTACTTTTTGATTAGACGCCATTTCATTTGTGAGCCATCAGAAGTTAGAGAGTTTGTCAAAAATAAAACCATCAGGGAGTTTAGAAACAGCCTTTTAATAAGTGATTTTGAAAAAGATAGGACAGAAACGATTATCAAAAATTTCGATATTATCAATAAATATTTATCGAAAGTATCTCCAGGCTTTGACGACTTTTTCCTATTTGATGATTATTCGTACTTCACGAATTATCGTTCAAAAACTCTTGAATATCTTTCGAAGAAACATCTACAAAGTGATAAAAACTTTAAAGTGATCTCAAGGTGTTTAACTTATTTGGATACATTTTATAAAAATAGAGATTTTTTTATTTGGACTATTAATAATCCGGTGGATTCTTCTTTACTAGACGAAATCAGAAGCGAGTTGTCATTGTTATTCAATAAAATGGATTCCAAAATTATTCTTTCAAGCAAACTGTATTCAAGGATGTCAATCATACATAAAACAAGTTTGGAAAAACTTGGGAAATACAATAATGCTGAAGGAATTTACATTATTTGCTCGGTTTTCTTGAGAAAAGAATATTTCTACTCATTCCCATATATTTCTAAAGAACAAATCGAAAGCATTACTAATGATCAGATAATTGAGGCTTACGCTAGGACTTTTGATTTCTTTTCGATAGACGATGTTAATCAATATATTGAAAGCATGCACCTAAAGAAAATGGACAGTTATTTGGATTTTATCTTTATGCTGTCAGATGAATATATACAAGTTTCACAGGATGTTCTTGTGACAAAAGACAAAATGAATATCGATAATTCGATTTTAAACGAGATTAAGAAGGATCTTGTGTTTTACATCAATAGTTTTGGGCCAATCGATAGTGAAACCTATCAAGGCTATTCATCGTTACCTTCTATACCAGATTATGAGTGGAATAAGTTTCTTCTTTCCGGAATTGCAAATGCATATTATAAAGACGAATTAGTTGTAAAACCATGTACAAATAACTATAAAAAGTATTCTTTTATTATTGAAAAAAAGGAACAAAAAAACTAAAAAAAGAAAATAGTTAAAAAATATTACTCAACTATTGTGTATGCGTCTTTTTTGTTGTATGATATTTTGAGTTGAAAGGAGGAGTGTCTATATGGAAAACAAAAAGGAAAACTTTAAAAGAATATCCGAAAACAGAGTATCTAAGATTCTCACGCTCCTGTCGCAACTTACAAATTTGAGTAATTCATCGTTCTACGAATACACTGATGAAGAAATAGAAAAAATCTTTGATGCGATAGAAACAGAAACAAAGAATACTAAAAACGCTTTACTTAAAGCAAATGGGAAAAAGAGAACCAGTAAAAGGTTCGAATTATAGGAGGAAAATTTATGCAAGAAAATCAATGGAGATTTCCGGCCAGCGGGCATGGTGAAAGAAAAGGAATTAGTAGTGGAGACACTGAGGCTTTCAAAAAATCACCTTTCCAAGCATTTGCACGAGAAGTGCTTCAAAATTCCATCGATGCAAGAGCTACAGATGAAGAACCAACAAAAGTTGAGTTTTCTATTTTTGAAATGAACACTTCTGACATTCCTGGTTGTCCTGATTTAAAAAACGCAATAAGGAGATGCAAAGAATTCTGGGCTCACAAACCAGATTACGTTAAAGAATGTGATGATATGCTTGAGGTATTTAACAAAGGGACGATTAGGTGCCTAAGAGTAAGCGATTATAATACAACTGGCTTGATTGGAGTAGATTCGAAAGATCAAGCAAATAATAAGTTCCTTGCTTTAACAAAAGGAACTGGAGTATCTGAGAAAACAGGCAGCATGGCTGGAGGATCTAAGGGCGTTGGCAAGAATGCAGTTTTTCTAATGTCTGCTTTGCGAACGGTATTCTATTCAACAATTGCAAATCAAGATATTAATGGATGTGCGGGACAATATAGTGGTTCGATTGGTGTTGCTGAATTGGTTTCTGGCTATATAGATGACGTCATAATTGAGGATCGAGATTATACTCAGGGAACTGGTTATTTCGCTAGAGACAATGTCAATTCTGCTATGACTGATTTGTTAAAACTGGGTACACACCAAGAAGAAAGAAATGGCAAGCCAGGAACCGATATCTATATTCTTGGTTTTATTCCTGGAGACGGATGGGAAAAAGAGGTCATTAATAGCATCTTAGATTCCTTTATGTCCACTATAGTAAGAGGTGAGCTAATTGTTAGGTTTAATGGCCTTGAAATATCAAAAGAAACGGTTGGAAGCATTGTATACGATGATTCGATAATATTTAAAAATCAAAAAGCAAATATTGTTTCTCAATACCGTCTCTTAACTGACGGGGATAACGTTAAACTATTTGATATAGATACAGATTATGGCTCATGTCAGTTAATGATTCTTCCTTATAAGAAAGAGGAAGATGAATTAGCAACTCATAAATGCGCAATGATCAGACATCCTTTAATGAAAATTAAAGATGAGCCTTTAGGATCTAGCTTTAGAGTTTCTGCTATGTGCATTATAGGTGAAGGAACGCTAGGAAAAGCCCTAAGAGATATTGAAAACCCTCAACACGTTGACTGGGAACCAAAACGAATAAAGGACAAATCTGTTCGTAAAGAGATTGAAAATGTAATTAAAGAGATTAAAGAGCAGATTAAGCAAAGAGTAATTGAATGTCTTCAATTAGGAGATGATAATCCATTAGACCCAAATGGTGCAGGTGATTTTCTTCCTGACGTTGAAGTCGGTGACTCAAAAGCAGACTCTAACGGAAATCAGTTACCAGCTGAAGCGGTCTCTGTATCAAAGCCAAAAGATAACCTGACATTTGAAAAGAATACTAGAGATAAAAGCGACGACGGAACAGGACTAGAGCCCGATATCGGTGAAGTCGATGACAGCAAAGAAGGCAATGTCCAGCATCCTGTTGGTGAGAACGATGAACAAGGCGGTGGAAGGCACCCAGGGAGTGAAGAAAGCGGTGAAAAAGAAGGCGACAACGTCATTTTCAAACGCTCAAAACTAGCAGGCGTTAGATATCGCGTTATTTCTTTGAATAAAACTGAGGGTAAAATCAGAATTCTCTTTATGGCTCCAATTGATTACGAAAACTGTTATCTCAGCATCTCAATACTGGATGATGTGAATAATTCGACTCCTATCGCTATTAATTCGTTAATATGCAATGGTGCAAACATACAATGCGATGATTCGAAAGAATTCGGTCCATTCGCTATTAAAACGAACCAAAAAATACAACTCGATGCTACTGTTGAAGCAACTGGTTATTTTGGAAGCGAGGTTAAAGTAATATGCAAGTAAAAAGTAAAATTTTCCCATATCCGATAATTAATCACAATAAAGCTTTTTCTTCTTTTAAAGAATCTGACTTTGTTATCGTGTTTGAACCTCTTGAAACGGATACTTCTTATATTTTAAAGGGGTGCAGATTCGAAACAGAGAGTGCGTTGATTAACAGATTATTCGAAGAAAAAAAGATAGACATTACGTTGATAATTGAATGTTCGGATACTGTTTACAGAGAGTCATTTTGTTTAGGCAAAACAGGTCAAGACATTGTTTTAATGAAAGTTAACTTCACAGAAAAAGTCGATATTTCCATGTTTGCTTATGCAAAAGAGAATTTTATTATGGATTCTGATGAATTTGCTGAAGATTATAATGGCATTTCATTTGAAATTGATAAATATGATATTGTTGCCGCTAATGATGGCTTCAATTTACGTTTTAAGCATGAAGAAGCGGAAGATAATCTAGTACAATCAATATTCTCAGTCATTCCAAACCAAGATCTTGAAGATGGTGCTTATGTAGTTGAATGTAATATGGGTAAGAAAATAACAATTTCTCTTTCAATTAACGACCACAAGAACTATAAGATTATTTATACTGTTCCTGCATATAAAGAGGTCTTCTTTAATATGATTTTAGTTCCTTCTCTCATCGAAGGATTGTCATTATGCAAGAACGTATTAGAAGATGAATCAAAAGATCTAGAGGATGTCGGAAATCAATATATTTGGTTTAGGTCAATTCAATCTGCTTATAAGAAATTATTTGGAAATGATTTATCTGTACAAGATTTAAAGGGTTATTCGCCTGTAACACTTGCGCAGCTCCTTTTAGGCAAACCATTAGGACAAGCACTTGGGAAACTGGTGGTGGAAACAAACAAATTAGAAGATGGAGGAAATGAGAATGAATAGAATTCACATTAAAATAATGAGTGAAGATGCTTTGGCTTATCTCAAAACAAATGCTGAGTATGTTGCTCAAAAAATCAAGGAATCAGAAAGCAATGAATGGATAATTAACACATTTCCTCAGCCGATATTCGTCGAAAAGAAATCTTTGATAAATGATTTTGAATTAGTCTCAAATCCAGATTCCAAAAACAGGGAAATTGATTTTGATAACTCTAGAACACTTTTTGAAAACCTAAATGAATTACCTAGATATATTCTTTGTGATGAAAGATTCTGGCTTTGGCTTCATTTTGACAAGTTTTACTCTATTGTTAGAAATATGATGCAAATAAATGGTAAATCCACAGTTGAAAACATGTGGATGCATACGCAAGGAACAAGAAGAGGCTTAATGTTTGGCGTTTTGTCTAGATGCTTCTTTAGGGTTTTTTTGTCTGTCGATGATTCACTTGAAGATAAATACGAGCTCACTAAATGGGTGATTGAGAATCCTGAG from Bacilli bacterium includes these protein-coding regions:
- the rlmD gene encoding 23S rRNA (uracil(1939)-C(5))-methyltransferase RlmD; the encoded protein is MKEKMSNIRVGSLFHGVCHGYTYDGLGILDTKEGLSFFVNGLIKGEEAEVEVTFVSMKANYAKIRKITLLSQDRITPLCPVATACGGCSFQNLNYQKQLEFKKEKVINAFHNIARINFPVEDCVGMDEPYFYRNKTQMPLGLDRKGRLISGFYRAKSHDIIAVDKCVIEDKKASGILTTIKGLMTSMKILPYNEDTREGIIRHILIRTSFHYPEVMVVIITNADSFPSRGNFVKALKKAHPEITTIVQNVNKRDTNVILGNQDNVLFGPGFIKDDILGVRYRISAKSFYQVNPLQTEKLYSIAIEKAQLTGEEVVLDAYCGIGTISLIVAKKAKEVIGVEIVKEAIIDAKNNARRNDINNASLYVDDAGEFMLDFVKSGKKLDVLFMDPPRKGADEKFLSSVLAAKPNKIIYVSCDPATLARDIATLIKSYKIESITPVDMFPQTFHVETVCALSLKEH
- a CDS encoding DUF6339 family protein, which gives rise to MNRIHIKIMSEDALAYLKTNAEYVAQKIKESESNEWIINTFPQPIFVEKKSLINDFELVSNPDSKNREIDFDNSRTLFENLNELPRYILCDERFWLWLHFDKFYSIVRNMMQINGKSTVENMWMHTQGTRRGLMFGVLSRCFFRVFLSVDDSLEDKYELTKWVIENPERYRNLTWRSFSSETHLVRGILKGEKKAIDENPSKERTAIYPEIGKYVSVIGSVRLLDAISEEDISAMIYGKVKELIGKGAE